In the genome of Rhodospirillales bacterium, one region contains:
- a CDS encoding hydrogen peroxide-inducible genes activator: MPILPTLRQLQFLVAVVDLRHFGRAAERCRVTQSTLSAGLKDLENVLEARLVERTKRKVLPTPLGEAVAEQARALLAGAETLVETVRAGDQPLTGPFRLGTIPTIGPFVLPRVLQGLRRAYPELKLFIREDQTRALLERLRRGELEAALIALPFDVAGFEVMDLGPDPFWLVAPGDHPLMRAKGVSIAVKDIPPGELLLLEDGHCLREHALSACRLDRNRGRDKFQATSLYTLVEMVANGLGVTFLPEIALSAGLVKGMDVAVKPLAKDSPARRLSLVRRKSYHREGDVAALGAYLKGRMAGMRRGGR, from the coding sequence ATGCCCATCCTGCCCACCCTGCGCCAGTTGCAATTCCTCGTCGCCGTGGTCGATCTCCGCCACTTCGGGCGCGCGGCGGAACGCTGCCGCGTCACCCAATCGACCCTGTCGGCGGGCCTCAAGGACCTGGAGAACGTGCTGGAAGCGCGGCTGGTGGAGCGGACCAAGCGCAAAGTCCTGCCGACGCCGCTCGGCGAAGCCGTGGCCGAGCAGGCGCGCGCGCTGTTGGCCGGGGCCGAGACCCTGGTCGAAACCGTGCGCGCGGGCGACCAGCCTTTGACCGGGCCGTTCCGCCTCGGCACCATTCCGACCATCGGACCCTTTGTGCTCCCCCGCGTGCTGCAGGGGCTCCGGCGCGCCTATCCCGAATTGAAGCTCTTCATCCGCGAGGACCAAACCCGCGCCCTGCTGGAGCGGTTGCGCCGGGGGGAACTGGAGGCCGCGCTGATCGCGTTGCCGTTCGACGTCGCGGGCTTCGAGGTCATGGACCTCGGTCCCGATCCCTTCTGGCTGGTGGCGCCCGGCGATCATCCGCTGATGCGGGCGAAGGGGGTCTCGATCGCGGTCAAGGACATTCCGCCCGGAGAATTGTTGCTTTTGGAGGACGGCCATTGCCTGCGCGAGCACGCCCTTTCGGCTTGCCGCCTCGACCGAAACAGGGGCCGCGACAAATTCCAGGCGACCAGTCTCTACACTCTGGTCGAGATGGTCGCGAACGGCTTGGGCGTTACCTTCTTGCCGGAGATCGCGCTCTCGGCCGGACTGGTGAAGGGAATGGACGTGGCGGTGAAGCCGCTCGCCAAGGACAGCCCGGCGCGGCGCCTCAGCCTCGTCCGGCGCAAGTCCTATCACCGCGAAGGCGACGTCGCCGCCCTCGGCGCCTACTTGAAGGGCCGGATGGCCGGCATGCGTCGCGGCGGGCGCTAG
- the maiA gene encoding maleylacetoacetate isomerase, with the protein MTKLYGFFRSSAAYRVRIALNLKKVSYDHAFVHLLRGEQHKAYAKLNPQKLVPALEIDGALLTQSLAILEYLEETRPEPPLLPKDAPGRARVRGIALQIACDIHPLNPPRVLNYLAAKLGASEDARLAWYCHWIVEGLAALETALANDAATGEFCHGARPTLADVCLVPQLANARRFKCALDPYPTLRRIEAACLALPAFDAARPENQPDAE; encoded by the coding sequence ATGACCAAACTCTACGGCTTTTTTCGCTCCTCCGCCGCCTACCGGGTGCGGATTGCGCTCAACCTGAAAAAAGTCTCCTACGATCACGCTTTTGTGCATCTGTTGCGCGGCGAACAGCACAAGGCCTATGCCAAGCTCAATCCGCAAAAACTGGTCCCGGCGTTGGAAATCGACGGCGCGCTGCTCACCCAATCGCTCGCCATCCTCGAATACCTGGAGGAAACGCGGCCCGAACCGCCGCTGCTGCCCAAGGATGCGCCGGGGCGCGCGCGGGTGCGCGGGATCGCGCTGCAGATCGCGTGCGACATCCACCCGCTCAATCCGCCGCGCGTGCTGAACTATCTCGCCGCCAAACTGGGCGCGAGCGAGGACGCCCGGCTCGCCTGGTATTGCCATTGGATCGTCGAGGGGCTCGCCGCTCTCGAAACGGCGCTGGCGAACGACGCGGCCACCGGCGAATTCTGCCACGGCGCCCGGCCGACGCTGGCCGACGTCTGCCTGGTGCCCCAGCTCGCCAACGCGCGGCGCTTCAAGTGCGCGCTCGATCCCTATCCGACGCTTCGCCGGATCGAGGCCGCGTGTCTGGCGCTGCCTGCCTTCGATGCGGCCCGGCCCGAGAATCAGCCCGACGCGGAGTGA
- a CDS encoding tetratricopeptide repeat protein: MNNQKNLLDAALVFHQSGRVREAIDLYNQILRDEKNNAQAWFLLGTANLQIGQSQSGIEQLKRSLSLNSTNAAAHNNLGKALTDIKRLDEALESIDRALKLSPDYAEAHNNRGNVLADLKRPEEALRSYDKAVALMPNDAEVHINRGNALKDLKRLAEALASYDKALALKPDSAAACNNRGNVLKDLKRPDEALDSYDKALALNPHDADVHNNRGVVLKQLKRLDEALASYDKALALNPHDANAHNNRGNLLMDIRRLDEALASYDKALALKPDYAEAYWNKSLLLILMGQYLEGWKLYEWRLQNDSTKNNYYTFPKPSWRGQESIRNKKLLVHSEQGLGDVIQFCRYLPQVKSLGAEIIFEVPKSLVSFVSTLNCPMTVVARGAALPDFDVYCPVMSLPYAFKTRVETVPAKTPYLFADRAKVEFWRKKLGTPEKPRVGLVWSGAAGNRGDAERSIRLKELLPLLDLPIEWCTLQNEFRPHDLEILKQHPEIRQHHDDLKDFSEIAAFIECLDLVVSVDTSFVHVAGAIGKPVWVLLPFVPDYRWMLDREDSPWYPTARLFRQPDIGDWRSVVDRVAETVSSHRGLFSM, translated from the coding sequence ATGAATAATCAAAAAAATTTGCTCGATGCGGCGCTCGTATTTCACCAATCCGGTCGCGTTCGCGAAGCGATCGACCTCTATAACCAGATTTTACGAGACGAGAAAAATAACGCTCAAGCATGGTTTCTGCTCGGGACGGCAAACTTGCAAATAGGTCAATCCCAGAGCGGGATTGAACAACTAAAGCGTTCCCTGAGCCTGAATTCGACGAACGCGGCCGCTCATAACAACTTGGGAAAGGCCCTCACGGACATAAAGCGGCTGGACGAGGCGCTGGAGTCAATCGACCGGGCCCTGAAGCTCAGCCCCGACTATGCCGAGGCGCACAATAACCGCGGTAACGTCCTGGCCGACCTCAAGCGGCCGGAGGAGGCGCTAAGGTCGTACGACAAGGCCGTGGCGCTTATGCCCAATGACGCCGAGGTGCATATCAACCGCGGCAATGCCCTGAAGGACCTCAAGCGGTTGGCGGAGGCGCTCGCGTCGTATGACAAGGCGTTGGCGCTCAAGCCCGACTCCGCCGCAGCATGCAACAACCGGGGTAACGTCCTTAAAGACCTCAAGCGTCCGGACGAGGCGCTCGACTCTTACGACAAAGCGCTGGCGCTTAATCCCCATGACGCCGACGTACACAACAACCGTGGCGTCGTTTTGAAGCAACTCAAGCGATTGGACGAGGCGCTCGCGTCGTATGACAAAGCGTTGGCGCTTAACCCGCATGACGCCAATGCCCACAACAACCGCGGCAACCTGCTGATGGATATCAGGCGTTTGGACGAGGCGCTCGCATCGTATGACAAGGCGTTGGCGCTCAAGCCCGACTACGCCGAGGCATACTGGAACAAGTCATTGCTTTTGATATTGATGGGTCAATATCTCGAGGGATGGAAGCTCTATGAGTGGCGCCTTCAAAACGACAGCACGAAAAACAACTACTATACCTTCCCGAAGCCGTCCTGGCGCGGCCAGGAAAGCATTCGAAACAAAAAACTGCTTGTTCATTCGGAACAGGGTCTGGGCGACGTCATACAGTTTTGCCGTTATCTGCCCCAAGTAAAATCATTGGGCGCCGAGATCATCTTCGAAGTGCCCAAATCCCTGGTGTCGTTTGTCTCTACGTTGAACTGTCCGATGACCGTTGTCGCCAGGGGTGCGGCTTTACCTGACTTTGACGTCTACTGTCCGGTCATGAGCTTGCCGTATGCCTTCAAAACACGAGTGGAAACCGTACCGGCAAAGACGCCCTACCTATTCGCCGACCGGGCAAAAGTTGAATTTTGGCGGAAAAAACTTGGCACCCCGGAGAAACCCAGGGTCGGGTTGGTGTGGTCGGGAGCCGCCGGCAACCGGGGCGATGCCGAACGAAGCATCCGCCTGAAAGAGCTATTACCTCTCCTCGATCTACCGATCGAGTGGTGCACGCTGCAAAATGAATTCCGGCCGCACGACCTGGAAATTTTGAAACAACATCCCGAAATCCGACAGCATCACGATGATTTGAAAGATTTTTCCGAGATAGCGGCTTTTATCGAGTGTTTGGATTTGGTCGTTAGCGTCGACACCAGTTTCGTTCATGTCGCGGGCGCAATCGGCAAACCGGTTTGGGTCCTCCTGCCGTTCGTGCCGGATTATCGGTGGATGCTGGATAGGGAGGACTCGCCCTGGTATCCGACGGCACGGTTGTTCCGGCAGCCCGATATCGGCGACTGGCGGAGCGTCGTTGATCGAGTCGCGGAGACTGTATCGTCGCACCGTGGTCTTTTCAGCATGTGA
- a CDS encoding energy transducer TonB, giving the protein MSCPDDRLHAHGRTPSEPPPPPRRGYSLGLLAAWFTSFGSHAAVTAWILLAPPVSAPMVDRGAAIGVEIVIENALAGSDISMPAPASVPEMAEPPVEIATASEPVPPSESPIPEAIDVAPKEPPKKPEVFAPVPRRPQTVIAALAKPDVSPAVTQAAALPSPPNDVAVASVPAVSGAHMKIEAAAPRAGNPNPEYPASARRRGVEGRVVLLVDIRADGTVAGVEIAESSSHDALDAAAALAVRRWLFRPARRDGDAIDSRVRIPVVFRLLNR; this is encoded by the coding sequence GTGAGCTGCCCCGACGATCGCCTGCACGCCCATGGGCGCACGCCGAGCGAGCCGCCGCCACCGCCGCGGCGCGGGTACAGCCTCGGCCTTCTCGCCGCGTGGTTCACGTCGTTCGGCAGTCACGCCGCGGTCACGGCCTGGATTCTGCTCGCGCCGCCCGTTTCGGCGCCGATGGTCGATCGCGGAGCCGCGATCGGCGTCGAGATCGTGATTGAAAACGCGCTTGCGGGATCGGATATCTCCATGCCCGCTCCCGCGTCCGTTCCCGAGATGGCCGAACCGCCGGTCGAGATCGCGACGGCATCCGAACCCGTTCCGCCGTCGGAATCCCCAATCCCCGAGGCCATCGACGTCGCGCCGAAGGAGCCGCCGAAAAAACCCGAAGTGTTTGCGCCCGTACCGCGCCGGCCGCAAACGGTGATCGCCGCGCTTGCGAAGCCGGACGTGTCGCCCGCCGTCACACAGGCCGCCGCGCTTCCCTCTCCCCCCAACGACGTGGCCGTGGCGTCCGTTCCCGCCGTTTCGGGCGCGCACATGAAGATCGAGGCCGCCGCGCCGCGCGCCGGAAATCCTAATCCCGAATACCCGGCGTCCGCGCGCCGCCGCGGTGTCGAGGGACGGGTGGTGCTGTTGGTGGACATCAGGGCCGATGGCACGGTGGCCGGCGTCGAGATCGCCGAGAGCAGTTCCCATGACGCGCTTGACGCGGCCGCCGCTCTGGCCGTGCGCCGATGGCTATTCCGGCCCGCCCGCCGCGATGGCGACGCGATCGATTCGCGCGTGAGGATTCCTGTCGTCTTCCGGCTTTTGAATCGCTAG